The Prochlorococcus marinus str. MIT 9301 genome window below encodes:
- a CDS encoding bifunctional folylpolyglutamate synthase/dihydrofolate synthase — MKNANLKTFELLSPKYERDNINLGLSRIKKALQKLGNPCENIPAIQIIGTNGKGSIAAYLESILFESKRNFGVTTSPHLLDICERIRVNKKNINKTDFEKIYRLIEKKFSTFELTPFEKIICCALNFFDNKKVELLILEAGLGGRLDATTAHKFRPIIAIGNIGLDHKEFLGDTIEKIAEEKLAVIEKNAIVISCKQNSQVENLITQKVQEVGAEIIWKDAITSSFEIGLKGIFQKQNASVAVGAIEALNNLGFNIKEKYISEGLKKTSWKGRLEIINYLNKEILVDCAHNYPAAKALSHERSNWENEDKGIYWILGVQRQKDIYAILKTLLKKSDHLLLVPVPNQPSWQLNDLSHIKKIVPQKTIEFKTFELAIEYLFSLEKWPPNHPVLTGSIFLVAEFIKFANKEKN; from the coding sequence TTGAAAAATGCAAATTTAAAAACTTTTGAATTATTATCACCTAAATATGAAAGGGATAATATCAATTTAGGCTTATCAAGAATTAAAAAAGCACTTCAAAAACTTGGCAATCCTTGCGAGAATATTCCAGCGATACAAATTATTGGAACCAATGGGAAAGGATCAATCGCGGCATATTTAGAAAGTATACTTTTTGAATCTAAAAGGAATTTTGGTGTAACGACATCACCTCATCTCTTGGACATATGCGAGAGAATCAGAGTTAATAAAAAAAATATTAACAAAACTGATTTTGAAAAAATCTATAGATTAATAGAAAAAAAATTTTCAACATTTGAATTAACTCCTTTTGAAAAAATCATTTGCTGCGCACTGAATTTTTTTGACAATAAAAAAGTTGAATTGCTCATTCTTGAAGCTGGCTTAGGGGGAAGATTAGACGCGACAACAGCCCATAAATTTAGACCAATAATTGCTATTGGGAATATTGGCTTAGACCATAAAGAATTTCTCGGAGATACGATTGAAAAAATTGCCGAAGAAAAATTAGCAGTTATTGAAAAAAACGCAATCGTCATCTCATGCAAACAAAATAGTCAAGTTGAAAATTTAATAACCCAAAAAGTTCAAGAGGTTGGAGCAGAAATTATCTGGAAAGATGCAATCACAAGCAGCTTTGAGATTGGATTAAAAGGAATTTTTCAAAAGCAAAATGCCTCAGTAGCTGTTGGTGCAATTGAAGCGCTGAATAATTTGGGATTTAATATAAAAGAGAAATATATATCTGAAGGTCTTAAAAAGACATCTTGGAAAGGTAGGTTAGAAATAATAAATTATTTGAACAAAGAAATTCTTGTAGATTGTGCGCATAATTATCCTGCTGCTAAAGCACTCTCTCATGAGCGAAGCAATTGGGAGAATGAAGATAAAGGAATTTATTGGATTTTGGGTGTCCAAAGACAAAAAGATATTTACGCAATATTAAAAACACTTCTAAAGAAAAGTGATCACTTATTACTTGTGCCAGTCCCAAACCAACCTAGTTGGCAATTAAACGATCTCTCACATATTAAAAAAATTGTCCCTCAAAAAACAATTGAATTTAAAACATTTGAACTTGCCATTGAGTATTTATTTTCCCTAGAAAAATGGCCACCTAATCATCCTGTTCTAACAGGTTCTATTTTTTTAGTTGCTGAATTTATTAAATTTGCGAATAAAGAAAAAAATTAA
- a CDS encoding amidohydrolase family protein, with translation MSNSGTAEVLIPRSLFVIEDIDNLIIDVEDLCSVSISWEDGFVSELKPLKNKITKPKNILFPRFVEPHSHFDKSFTWAAFPNLESNYGGALSANLQEHKTRSTDKVLERVDKSLKLAIQNGYRAIRSHIDTYKGQSIDIWSELFKLQKKFSSELTLQYVALAPLEFWNTTDGEDLAKMFSSNGGILGGVVVPPFNKKDTSKFLAKMLLLASKNKLEIDLHIDESIIEPGAGIKVLLETIENLNINSIPITCSHLSSLISLTNREILKLGEKMAERNIKVIALPLTNFWLLNRSNKTTSLKRPVAPIKQLQNSHVDVSLGSDNVQDPWYPFGDFDPFYTLSCSMPMLQLNPWERMTLSSIFLAPSRLLNLKWDGLIKKGCPADFVILDAQRWADVFSRNLKRKVFINGDLYC, from the coding sequence TTGAGTAATTCCGGCACAGCTGAGGTTCTTATTCCCAGAAGTCTTTTTGTAATAGAAGATATAGATAACCTCATTATCGATGTAGAGGATTTATGTTCAGTTTCAATTAGTTGGGAGGATGGATTTGTTTCTGAGTTAAAGCCTTTAAAAAATAAAATTACAAAACCAAAAAATATTTTATTCCCAAGATTTGTTGAACCGCATTCGCATTTTGATAAATCATTTACATGGGCAGCCTTTCCTAATCTGGAATCAAACTATGGAGGAGCATTATCAGCAAATCTTCAAGAACATAAAACTAGAAGTACAGATAAGGTTCTTGAAAGAGTTGATAAATCATTAAAACTTGCCATACAAAATGGATACCGAGCAATAAGAAGTCATATTGATACATACAAAGGTCAATCTATTGATATTTGGAGTGAACTTTTTAAATTACAAAAAAAATTTTCATCTGAGTTGACTTTACAATACGTTGCTTTAGCTCCATTGGAATTTTGGAATACAACTGATGGAGAAGATTTGGCAAAAATGTTTTCTTCTAATGGAGGCATTTTAGGGGGTGTTGTTGTACCCCCTTTCAATAAAAAAGACACAAGCAAATTTCTAGCAAAGATGCTTCTTCTTGCGAGTAAAAATAAATTAGAAATTGATTTGCATATAGATGAATCAATTATTGAACCTGGAGCTGGAATAAAAGTTTTATTAGAAACAATCGAAAATTTAAATATTAATAGTATTCCGATCACTTGTAGCCATTTGAGTAGTCTTATTTCTCTAACTAATAGAGAGATTTTAAAGTTAGGGGAGAAAATGGCTGAGAGAAATATTAAAGTTATTGCCTTACCACTAACAAATTTTTGGCTGCTCAATCGAAGTAATAAAACTACTTCATTAAAAAGACCAGTTGCGCCAATAAAGCAATTACAAAATTCACATGTTGATGTATCTCTTGGTAGTGATAATGTGCAAGACCCTTGGTACCCATTTGGTGATTTTGACCCTTTTTATACGTTGTCTTGCTCGATGCCTATGCTTCAACTAAATCCCTGGGAGAGAATGACTCTATCTTCTATTTTTTTAGCTCCAAGCAGATTATTAAATTTAAAATGGGATGGTTTAATTAAAAAAGGTTGTCCTGCTGATTTTGTGATTTTAGATGCACAAAGATGGGCAGATGTTTTTTCGAGAAATTTAAAGAGAAAAGTATTTATAAACGGCGATTTATATTGTTAA
- a CDS encoding FAD-binding oxidoreductase — MISISKLKFIDKFREVENLEIIENKSDVKRLSKDFYNYSPILTEKLDECIADLVVRPSDHKAVKEVAEICWELSIPLTLRGSGTGNYGQAVPLFKGVVMQMSQFNKLEEFDPSTGFVKVQSGCVMGDLNKQLEKYGRELRLLPSTWKTATIGGFIAGGSGGIGSIRWGFLRDPGNLIGLEAVTMNEKPALLKFDAEESEPLNHAYGTNGIITSLLLATDIKRKWYSLVIDCIEFEKTIEILKTLTSAAINLKLGAILEEEIVDQMPKWFKSKSRSHKVLIQSTFGGIKTIELICKKFKVESTLLGEEEKLVNGISEVVWNHTTLHMRSRDKNWTYLQMLLPLNNEIELINFLRKKWGKKVLWHLEAVSQQGSPRLAALPVLKWNGAEELNEIMEDCKKLGAFIFNPHVLTVEGGGLGVVDADQVKAKLRFDPKGLLNPGKLEGWEVKEQFKI; from the coding sequence ATGATATCAATATCAAAACTCAAATTTATAGACAAATTTAGAGAAGTCGAAAACTTAGAGATTATTGAAAATAAATCTGATGTAAAAAGACTTTCAAAAGATTTTTATAACTACTCTCCAATCCTTACTGAAAAATTAGATGAATGTATTGCTGATTTGGTGGTAAGACCTAGTGATCACAAAGCGGTAAAGGAAGTAGCAGAAATTTGTTGGGAATTATCTATCCCACTTACTTTAAGGGGTTCAGGTACAGGTAATTATGGACAAGCTGTCCCATTATTTAAAGGAGTTGTAATGCAGATGAGTCAATTCAATAAGTTAGAAGAATTTGATCCATCCACAGGCTTTGTAAAAGTACAGTCTGGCTGTGTTATGGGAGATTTGAATAAACAATTAGAGAAATATGGGAGGGAATTGAGGTTACTTCCTAGTACTTGGAAAACTGCAACAATTGGAGGTTTTATTGCAGGTGGATCAGGAGGTATTGGTTCCATTAGATGGGGATTTTTAAGAGACCCAGGAAATCTTATAGGTTTAGAGGCAGTAACGATGAATGAAAAACCTGCATTATTAAAATTTGATGCTGAAGAATCCGAACCTCTAAATCATGCTTATGGGACTAATGGAATAATTACTTCTTTATTACTTGCTACTGATATCAAACGTAAGTGGTACTCATTAGTTATTGACTGTATTGAATTTGAAAAAACAATAGAAATATTAAAAACTCTTACTAGCGCAGCAATCAACCTGAAATTAGGAGCAATTCTTGAAGAGGAAATTGTAGATCAAATGCCAAAATGGTTTAAAAGTAAATCTAGAAGTCACAAGGTATTAATTCAATCTACTTTTGGAGGAATAAAAACCATCGAGCTAATTTGTAAAAAATTTAAAGTTGAATCTACCCTACTTGGGGAAGAAGAAAAGCTCGTGAATGGAATTTCTGAAGTCGTATGGAATCATACAACTCTTCATATGAGGTCTAGGGATAAAAATTGGACTTATTTACAGATGCTTTTGCCACTTAATAATGAAATAGAATTAATTAATTTTTTGAGAAAAAAATGGGGTAAAAAAGTTCTTTGGCATTTAGAGGCAGTTTCTCAACAAGGATCACCGCGATTAGCGGCTTTGCCTGTATTAAAGTGGAACGGGGCAGAAGAATTAAATGAAATAATGGAAGATTGCAAGAAACTTGGTGCTTTTATTTTTAATCCTCATGTTTTAACAGTTGAAGGCGGAGGTCTCGGAGTAGTGGATGCAGATCAAGTAAAAGCGAAATTAAGATTTGATCCTAAAGGGCTTTTAAATCCTGGAAAATTGGAAGGTTGGGAAGTAAAAGAACAATTTAAAATTTAA